The Thiorhodovibrio frisius genome segment ATTACTTCCGCTCAGCACAGGAGGTCGAGACCTATTCGGTTGGCACCGGGCGTGAGGGCTGGGAGACGCCAGTTGGTCGCTACAGCATTGTCGAGAAGATTAAGGGCCCAACCTGGACGCCACCGGCATCCATCCGCGCCGAACATGCGGCCAAGGGCGATATTCTGCCCGCCGTGGTGCCTGCCGGACCGGACAATCCGCTGGGGGCCTATGCGATGCGCCTGAGCAATCGCAGTTACCTGATCCATGGCACCAACAAGCCCTGGGGCGTTGGCATGCCTGTGAGCCACGGCTGCACCCGCATGTTTCCTGAGGATATCGAGAGTCTGTTTGGCAGGGTTCCGGTTGGAACACCGGTGACAATTGTGGATCAGCCCTACAAGGCGGGCTGGCTGGGCGATGAGCTTTATCTGGAAGCAAACGCGACTGACGAACAGCGTGCCAGCGTGAGCGTGGAAGATGTGATTCCGGCATCCATCAAGCAGGCGCCGGGGGT includes the following:
- a CDS encoding L,D-transpeptidase family protein; its protein translation is MAQIKPRISRRRKNAAFWLTGGLWLLALASGVGLASEPYRLTSPNDDVIGTPFYVKADSRQTLLDIGRHNGLGFDEMEQANPNVDMWVPADGADVLIPARQVLPDAPRNGLVLNTAEKRLYYFRSAQEVETYSVGTGREGWETPVGRYSIVEKIKGPTWTPPASIRAEHAAKGDILPAVVPAGPDNPLGAYAMRLSNRSYLIHGTNKPWGVGMPVSHGCTRMFPEDIESLFGRVPVGTPVTIVDQPYKAGWLGDELYLEANATDEQRASVSVEDVIPASIKQAPGVAINWDQVRQVVQKNTGLPTVVGGRQESASWHYLDMIF